Part of the Nicotiana sylvestris chromosome 5, ASM39365v2, whole genome shotgun sequence genome is shown below.
AGGGAACTGGACATGATAATTTTTAATCATCCAGCTCGAGCAAGAATAAAAAGAACCAAATGACTCCATATAtccatataaaatatatatatggtACCTGTATTTACACATACACTTTTATAATAGCTTGACTTAACTTATTCTGTAGATTATTATCTTTACAAAATGGTCAAAGACACAAATacattaattttaaataaaaaatagtgaTCATAACAAATATAAAGTTAACAAATATAGTAAAAAAAATCGAACAAACAATAATACACTGGTATTTGCAatgcaattttaaaaaaaagaaggtaaTAGACTAATATAATAAGTTAGTCACATCTTGAAAGTTAATTATAGAAAATCAGGGATACTCGCAAAGGTCGATTCATTAGTAAGTTGAGCATGAGCTCCAACAATTAGGGAatattatttgttttaatttgaaaaattgCCTAAATTTATTTTTGTAAATGTAAACATTTGATATTTGTTAGGAAATATAACGAAAACAATTCTATGGAGCTCCAATTGGGTTTTCAACAAAGTTATCCGATAATATATTTTGTAAGAAGCTGTGGCGCTAATTAAGTTATAGTAATAGTTTTACCCAATTTAACAGGCATTTTGGCCAAACCTcctaaatttatttattttgaaaagatcTTTTTGTCAAAACTATTTCAGAAAAAGTACTACTAGAGAGTTACTACAATTTATGTTTCAATCTCAATATTAGAACAACAATTTATGCTCGACCTAGGTTTCAAAAGTGTTTATAGGGAAAAGCTATTTTTCAGCTTCTGAAAAATAACTTATGCTAATACTTAAAAGCCTTTTTTCataaaaacttggccaaacactcTCTAAAGTAGgacaattttaaaagaaaaccaCCATATTCATTTAAGTtgtttagcaaagaaaatccatTTAGATTACAAGTTGCTACTTTACACATGATGTGGTTATTTGTTctgtattatttatttttagagtaTTTATTTATCTTAACTGTCATTTATTGAGGTATTCAAAACTTATCCCAAAAGGTAAAAGATGTAACAAACATGTTTGTTATGATGTAAGTAAGAGATAGGAGAAAATTGGTTTCATGGAGAAAATTACAGATGGAAACTTTGTCACACTCATGTGTTGAAAAAACTATATATTTAGCAATTTCAGTACACATATTTCAAAGTTCTATACAATCTTATGTTTAGCAATTTCAGTACATAGAATTGAAAGTTCTATACAACTCTGCGATGTTGTTGCAAAACAACAGGTCTACTTGTGTGTTAAGCAAAAAACGCTTATGAGTATTTAGAATAAGTTCCAATCCACATATTAGAAAGTTTTATACAACTCTACAATGCTTTTATAATATTTGATATATAATTTACcaattttatacaaaataatGTATTTAGACTGCAATCTTCCTCattctttctctctcttctttctcccCCATTCCACCCAACTCTATCTGACATActaggggtggcaaaatggttaaaagaaaatagctaaccacccatattatccactaaaaaatgggttggataatgaacattttaaaaacgggtcaaatatggataagaaccattttatccatttagaaatggataaccaatgaatctaacttttacatttgtaaagcctcaaattgggggttcctcaagttagggagactaagaattctcccaaaagtgatcatatgcaagaagtcatggataatatagtTACACATATTATTCGTCGGTTAAaccgttttttatccgtattaaatatgggtcgggtcggataatttatttattttttattacccGTTTCGATCCaaaccatatccgacccgacccgcccGCTTGCCACTTCTGTGACATATATAGAGATAGGCCTACACACTCTTACCAACTTATAGGCCAGAAATCCTTATTTTTTACTGCACCTCCCGTCTTCGTTTTTAAACTATGAAGGATAAACTTATCCCAAAAAAGGGACGAACTAAAGCTTCCTTGAAAAAAATCACATCGCGTATAATTGATCCATGTTAACTATCACATCATTTTTTACGTCATCCTAATAATGCTAAAGTCAagatacttttaaaaaaaaaaaggaacactGTTGAAGGCGAGGCTGAAACCATTTATTTGTTCTTTTATGTGAAACTTATTTATGTATTCATTTATACACAATTTTTAAAGACGTGTGAAACGTAAAGACTTAGCTTGAACTCCATTAACCCATAAAAGTTTCGAAGGTttgaattcaaaaataaaatcttacaaaattattatttatcTGAATTAGACGTCGCAAGTAATTGAAATACCCTTTGGCGTTTATATATCAATTTGGTGAAGATTCGAGTTGATTTTGAATGaaattttagattgaaactcaAAGAGTAAATAAAtagattgtatatatatttttgtatgtcATTTGTACACCAAAAAGTTATGTTcaaattgtatataaactgtagTGTATGACATAATTTGTATGTTCTTTATAAAAAACTTTAGTTACTTTCTGTAAAAAGGAAAACGTAATTAAAACCAGataaataagtttaaaattttgcaTACATACAGAAAATTCAATCACATACTAGCACGGGCCGAAGctcatatatatattcttaaatttcTATTGCACAGATTTTTAACCCAAATAAACTCATTTTATTACGGGTTGAATTCATAATTTGAGTATGAGCTTATTACATAATATCATAGAAATAAGAAATAAACACTATTGCTATATTAAATTTTGAATTATATAATTCTAGATACAAATGAAAGGAATCTGAGTGCAACAAGATAAGGAGAAGAAATGACGGACAACAATAGAGCAGGAGGACAAACTCGAGAAAAGATGAGTTTATGTTTCACCTCAGTTATACTTGGTAATTAGCCTATCTTTCGATCAACTGAAACTGATCATATTTAAGGTGACATGACATTTACTAAAGTCGCATGTTTTAAagttagaatttgatgataataTTAGAATCGCACGAGCGTGGGTAAGTTAACTAGTGTCTCACAAATTAGTGGTATCAAAATGTTCCTGATAAGGAAATACGCACCTAACCAGAAAATGAGCTTCAGGAGTCTTGTTTCACTTCATATTTTTTAAGCTTGACAAATCTCTTAGGCCGACTACACTTGTCTAACTTAATTGCCATTAagtttcaacaacatcccgaagCGTTCGTGAACAAATTCCTTTACTTACATCATACGAGACCAACACCAAAAATTTCATCTTCATTCATCCAGAAAAATCAAGAGGGAACTGAGAAGATGATAATAAGCATGAACACTGCCGACATCGATCATCATGCACATATCATTTCTAATGCAGCAGGAGGGACAACTCTTCTTTTCGCCACTACAAAGAGATAAGAAAGTACATAAGACAGAAATGAGGTCTTTTATACAAAAAGATGCATCTGTGTCTCTGGTCACCCTCTACTCCAGCAAATCCACTCTAATCAAAGTGTTACTGTTGGTCGTCCATGCATAGTCATTTCTTCTTCAAACTACAATACAAAGCAGAATAGCAGTCAGTAAAAGAAGGATCCTGAGCAAAGACAGTTGCGCTGAAAgctaatttttttgtttttaaatgtgAAGGAAGATAACATCCAACATACAAAGAATAAAGCAGCAACTTGACAACAAAGTAGAAGGGGCTGTATTTTCCCAATCATCAAATGTAGTTAAAATTTGAACTCGACCCCGGGAAACTATAATGGTGAAGTTTTTCACTAGCAAAAAATAATAGTTAAAAGTTTTCCAGCAAGGTAGCCTTAAGAAGTTCAGAAAATACCATATCTAGGAGATAGGAACGGACCACAATTTAGATAGTGAGAAGACTTTCTACAACTaatttcttaaatagtgaacatTTAGGGCTTCTTCACAATTTCTCATGAACGAAATAAAGGGAGCACATGAAAACTTTTTCGAGGAAGGGGAGGGAGGGGAGCAAAGGCCATAATGAAGGGTTGTTACTTTCCGAATCAGCATTCAAATGTATAACTTTCAAGAGTGCATCTATAATGAGTGAATAGCTACCTGGAactaccaccatcttggaactgTATCATCAAATAGCTCCCTCCAGATCTGCTGCAAGTGTAATGAGCATCGGCTTAAATGAGATAACTGGTGTGTAGCTGAGCTCGTAAGTCACTTGCCGTGACCCAAAGATGTTGAACTTTCCCACACTACTATGAGCAACCTCTGCGTCAGAACCCCTTTTAAAGACCACCCTAGCACGAGAAGACTCCTGATAAACTTCAGTTTCTAACTCCTTCAGCGGTCCAAACCGCCTAAACATTTTATTAAGGTTCATTTCAGATGGAAGAGGACCACCTTCTGCAAAATTTAAAATGAGTTCTGCTGGCTCATGCTTCCTCTTCTCAATGTCCTCAGGAGGAACACCTGGCGTTGTGTCATCGTCCGCACTGGATTTTCGTTTTCTGGAGTATGGTCTACGACCTGGTTTACTGGGTTTCTCTGGATCATGAACCGTAAGCTGACGTTCTCCTTCCCCACTCTGACCATTCTGCAATAGCTGCTCCTCACCATGGTTTTGTACAATCCTGTCTGTCCAATAAGAATCATTTACATCATCGAATTCAAATTCTTCAGCAAGCCCAGCTACAGTTTGTGAAGCTTTCCTCTTTCGACCACCGCTAGGTCTTCCGGCCGATGAATTCTGCCTCCGAGAATGCTGGCTCAAAACAACTGAATTTCTAAAACCCGAAAAGAAAGAAGTGAtagtttttaagaagttgtagctTTTCAGTGGTGCCCATGCCACCAACTGAAGTTGTGAGAGCAACTCATTCGGGGAAGGCAATTCAGTCGGAGTCACAACTTTTCCATTTGGAGAGTCCTGCAATTGAACATCAGCCCCAGTTTGATCACTGTTGCACTTCAGAAGTGAGGCTGAACGAGTTAATTGGCTTGCCGCTCTTTGAATGCATTCACCAATACGGAAGGACGGCTTAGGGGATACAGACGCTCTGGGTGACACTTTAGCTGCATAAACACTTGTTCTCTTGTCCGATCCATCAGTAAGAGAATCAACTGCCTTCCTCTTTTTGCTAGAAGTGAATGGTTTTCCATCTTGGTCATCTTCACAATGTAGAGAATACTCATATTCCACATCAACCATAAGCTCTGACATGCTTCGCTCTTTCTTTTTCGTCTGGGAAATACCTTTTGAACCATGCTTACGTTTGTGAGCAGAGACTTTACCGGTGGGATGTTGCTCGCTGTCTTCTGAAGCATGGCCCTTTTCGTCAGTTGCACTGTCCGCCTGTGGAACTTCAGCATCATTTTCCAGCAATTCTCCACTTAACAAGAATTCGGGTGGCAGACGATATCCTTTGAAGCGACAAAAGGCCACTAGCTGAGCTCGAGCAATGGTGAGATCCAACCTATCAGCCCGACAAGTTGGTGATAGGGCTAATGCTTTCATATAGTGCATGAGCTTGTCAGGTCCAAAGGAAGTGACTCCAGTTGATTTGTCCACTCCATATCTTTTGCTTGATTCTTCACAAATCCCAGTATTCTCCACAATCTGACACGAAATCTCATCATAGGAATCTTCAGGTGTGCATGAGCAAGCAAGACCAAGCTCAACCCGTCTAGAAACCTCTTCCAAAGCACAGCTTATAGCATTTTGAAATGTTTCTGAATTACTTTGCTTCTCAATTTGGGAGAAATTAGAACAGAATGGCCTCAGTACAGATGCATCATTCCAAGCAAAAGTACGATCTCCAAAATACGCAACCAAAAAGCTGTCTTTCTTGTGGTACTTGATGGCCTTTTCTGAAGCATCGGAAGGATCAAATATCTGTCCAGGCCACCATGGATGGCTTCTGACTTTTCCCCAGACTAAATCAGATATAGAGTACTCGTCCTCATCAGTTTGTGGTGGAATGAGATAACCAGGTTGCATCTTCAACAAGCTCACAGGCTTCTCATTCAACATCACTGTGTGGCTAGTCTTAGAAGCAACTTCTTCAGTTCCTTTGTCTTGCTCTGAAGATTCCTGCACAGTATCAGCATGAAGCTTTTCAACTTCACCCTTCTCTTGTTCACCGGCAACCTTCGTTTCTGCAGCATCTGCACGGAAAACAAGACCCTCATCTGCCTTCAAGGAATCCCGGTACTCATTGGCTTGATTCGTCTCGGCATTGCTGGTATGAGAAATACAAGTTTCTACTTCACCCTTCTCTGGTTCATCGGCAACCTTCATTACTGCAGCATGTGCACGGAAAACAAGACCCTCATCTGCCTTCGAGGAATCCTGGTACTCATTGGCTTGATTCGTCTCGGCATTGCTGGTATGAGAAATACAAGTTTCTACAATTTGATCTCCAACTGGAGGAGGGACATCAGCACCAGAATTTGTTACAGTCTGAGATTTTATAGCACCCTCTACATTAATGCTGTTTTCTTCAACTGGAGGAGGGACATCAGCGCCAGAATTTGTTACAGTTCGAGATTTTATAGCACCCTCTACATTAAAGTTGTTTTCTTCAATTGACATTTTATCAGCAGTTGCTGCATTCCCAGCCTCATGATCCATCTCAAGAGCAAGTATATGATCACGCTCCACTACACCCTCTTGATTTGCAGTGGATTCAGATTCTTTGGTAATATCTGAATGCTTTCCTGTACTAACACCTTCTGCATTGTGAGCCAAAACATGAGCTTGAGTAGGATCCTCTCTAAGAGCAGTGTCCTTAGTCTCCACTTTCTGTTCAGCCTCGACCTTTAAGTCATTTTCTTCCAGTAAAAGAGGCGACTTCTCATTAACAGCATCAGAATCTGAAGTTTTGTCAGTATCCTGAAGTAATGAAGTCTCAGTCATAACATCATCGTTAGATGACACTGCAGTCACCTTGGGATCGCCTTCTTTTCCTGCATAGTCATCAAAAGGCAATAAGCTCTCGTTCTCAACACGCTGCAGCGACATGTTCCCGTCCAAGCCTTCCGGCAGGAAGTGGGTTACTCTGTTTGTTTCATCCATCGTGTTCATCTCTCCTGTGCTAGCCATAGTCTCTATGGACACTGTTGTTTCagctattaaaatatttttatccACGGTGCAACTTAAGCTTGTTGTGGCAGTTCCAAGCTGGGCATCCCCATCCCTGTCCATTTCAACACTATCTCCATCAGTTCTGCAAGCTGGTTCATGAGAGGTTTCCAAGGGTTCAATTCCAGCGTCATTTTCCAACCTGGCATCAACCTTCACTACATTCAGACTTTCATCATTCATGGGAAAAGTCATAGTGCCAGTTGTCTCATGACGAACCCCCTCGACTTCCATCTCCTCAAAGTTTCCTGGATCATGAGCACTCGCCTGTTCAGAAGACAGTGGGAGATCATCACTAGAAATTTCACTAATTCCATCTGCTACCTTAGGCTGTATATTTGGCAACTCGTCTGAACCACTTAAGATCCCATCTTTATCGCTGGATACTGGTATCTTTAAAATTGAGACCTCACTACCATCCATAGACACCTCCTTAAGATTGCCAGTTTGGGTTTGCAAATGAGAAGCTTCTGGCTGTGCACATAAAGCAAGATCGCTTTTTTCTTCATGCATGGCATCAACCTTAAATACCCGAACCTCAGCATGGTTTGCTTTTTCACAAGAAGAACCAATAGCCCCATTCTCTGCTGCCAAATTTTCCTTCAAGCTATGTTCTTGCTTCCCAGGGTACGATGGCGCAGTGTTACCATTGATGCCTAAGGAGTGATCATGTACAACTGGGGTGTGGTCAACTGATAATCTTGAATCACCACTAACTACCCTGATAGCCCCTCCCTTATCTTCAGGGATTGGACTGTTTGGTCTCAAAGAAACTGTGTCATCAACAGAATTGCTATTATTATCCTTGTTAGGGAACCCACCATCTTGATCATACACATCAGTTTCCATGGGTTCAACATCCGTACGTGAATTCTCATCCTTGTTGCTCAAGTTATCTTTCTCTTGATCATGGACATCGGTTTCCATGGTTTCAACATCAGTATGTGAATTCTCATCCTTGTTGCTCAAGTCATCTTTCTCTTGATCAGGGGCATCGGTTTCCATGGTTTCAACCTCTGAATGTATTTTTTCTACCAACTCACCATCCCCTGACACAACTCTTTCAGCTAGATGATCTGATATCTGATCCCTTGCATGATTGGCAACATCTTTGTCACTAGCCTGGCCAACCATCTCTGTGACTGAagtttcatctttttcagaagaATCCAATCTCAAATTGCTAGCCTCAATATTAGAACTGTCTTGGGGCA
Proteins encoded:
- the LOC104220881 gene encoding uncharacterized protein, whose translation is MDEQEGVSRVNSVSEPTVGNTVDETLVENLRCEGQAYSEGDGGEIMVEVVGSDVFVDGVCGDGAELGHEGSGKGVDAYRDSLSRDAEDSSGNTGNGVEVVLDVARSSGDVSVTSSAEIVPNVTACTVVQQVSFSDAEGNVVRSTESVGLTSPDVVGDVSKAVDNEAVSETADRVLEQVNIRVSEEGNVVGSSVSVKGSADLTLQRVGLSDDGVWNPGIEPLSGSSSFVPQDSSNIEASNLRLDSSEKDETSVTEMVGQASDKDVANHARDQISDHLAERVVSGDGELVEKIHSEVETMETDAPDQEKDDLSNKDENSHTDVETMETDVHDQEKDNLSNKDENSRTDVEPMETDVYDQDGGFPNKDNNSNSVDDTVSLRPNSPIPEDKGGAIRVVSGDSRLSVDHTPVVHDHSLGINGNTAPSYPGKQEHSLKENLAAENGAIGSSCEKANHAEVRVFKVDAMHEEKSDLALCAQPEASHLQTQTGNLKEVSMDGSEVSILKIPVSSDKDGILSGSDELPNIQPKVADGISEISSDDLPLSSEQASAHDPGNFEEMEVEGVRHETTGTMTFPMNDESLNVVKVDARLENDAGIEPLETSHEPACRTDGDSVEMDRDGDAQLGTATTSLSCTVDKNILIAETTVSIETMASTGEMNTMDETNRVTHFLPEGLDGNMSLQRVENESLLPFDDYAGKEGDPKVTAVSSNDDVMTETSLLQDTDKTSDSDAVNEKSPLLLEENDLKVEAEQKVETKDTALREDPTQAHVLAHNAEGVSTGKHSDITKESESTANQEGVVERDHILALEMDHEAGNAATADKMSIEENNFNVEGAIKSRTVTNSGADVPPPVEENSINVEGAIKSQTVTNSGADVPPPVGDQIVETCISHTSNAETNQANEYQDSSKADEGLVFRAHAAVMKVADEPEKGEVETCISHTSNAETNQANEYRDSLKADEGLVFRADAAETKVAGEQEKGEVEKLHADTVQESSEQDKGTEEVASKTSHTVMLNEKPVSLLKMQPGYLIPPQTDEDEYSISDLVWGKVRSHPWWPGQIFDPSDASEKAIKYHKKDSFLVAYFGDRTFAWNDASVLRPFCSNFSQIEKQSNSETFQNAISCALEEVSRRVELGLACSCTPEDSYDEISCQIVENTGICEESSKRYGVDKSTGVTSFGPDKLMHYMKALALSPTCRADRLDLTIARAQLVAFCRFKGYRLPPEFLLSGELLENDAEVPQADSATDEKGHASEDSEQHPTGKVSAHKRKHGSKGISQTKKKERSMSELMVDVEYEYSLHCEDDQDGKPFTSSKKRKAVDSLTDGSDKRTSVYAAKVSPRASVSPKPSFRIGECIQRAASQLTRSASLLKCNSDQTGADVQLQDSPNGKVVTPTELPSPNELLSQLQLVAWAPLKSYNFLKTITSFFSGFRNSVVLSQHSRRQNSSAGRPSGGRKRKASQTVAGLAEEFEFDDVNDSYWTDRIVQNHGEEQLLQNGQSGEGERQLTVHDPEKPSKPGRRPYSRKRKSSADDDTTPGVPPEDIEKRKHEPAELILNFAEGGPLPSEMNLNKMFRRFGPLKELETEVYQESSRARVVFKRGSDAEVAHSSVGKFNIFGSRQVTYELSYTPVISFKPMLITLAADLEGAI